A genomic region of Saccopteryx bilineata isolate mSacBil1 chromosome 1, mSacBil1_pri_phased_curated, whole genome shotgun sequence contains the following coding sequences:
- the GANAB gene encoding neutral alpha-glucosidase AB isoform X1: MGEACTVGSNEKSVGRESTLSWTVLVLACVGACLGITLAVDRSNFKTCEESSFCKRQRSVRPGLSPYRALLDSLQLGPDALTVHLINEVTKVLLVLKLQGLQKNMTRIRIDELEPRRPRYRVPDVLVADPPTARLSVSGRDDNSVELSVAGGPYKIILTAQPFRLDLLEDRSLLLSVNARGLLAFEHQRAPRVSFSDKVSVTLGSIWDKIKNIFSRQGSKEPAEGDGAQPEETPGDGDKPEETQGKAESSEPGAWEETFKTHTDSKPYGPTSVGLDFSLPGMEHVYGIPEHADSLRLKVTEGGEPYRLYNLDVFQYELHNPMALYGAVPVLLAHSPRRDLGVFWLNAAETWVDISSNTAGKTLFGKMLDYLQGSGETPQTDVRWMSESGIIDVFLLLGPSVSDVFRQYASLTGTQALPPLFSLGYHQSRWNYRDEADVLEVNQGFDEHSLPCDVIWLDIEHADGKRYFTWDPSRFPQPLTMLEQLASKRRKLVAIVDPHIKVDPGYRVHEELQNQGLYVKTRDGSDYEGWCWPGAASYPDFTNPAMRAWWASMFGFDKYKGSAPNLYVWNDMNEPSVFNGPEVTMLKDAQHYGGWEHRDLHNIYGFYVHMATADGLVQRSGGVERPFVLSRAFFAGSQRYGAVWTGDNTAEWDHLKISIPMCLSMGLVGLSFCGADVGGFFKNPEPELLVRWYQMGAYQPFFRAHAHLDTGRREPWLLPSQYRDIIRDALGQRYSLLPFWYTLFYQAHREGIPVMRPLWVHYPQDVTTFSIDDQFLLGDALLVHPVSDSGAHGVQVYLPGQGEVWYDTQSYQKHHGPQTLYLPVTLSSIPVFQRGGTIVPRWLRVRRSSDCMKDDPITLFVALSPQGTAQGELFLDDGHTFNYQTRHEFLLRRFSFSGNTLVSSSADPKGHFETPVWIERVVIIGTGKPAAVVLQTKGSPESRLSFQHDPETSVLILRKPGVNVASDWSIHLR; encoded by the exons GTCTTGGACAGTTTTGGTACTGGCTTGTGTAGGGGCCTGCCTGGGAATTACCCTTGCCGTGGATAGAAGCAACTTTAAGACCTGTGAAGAAAGTTCTTTCTGCAA GAGGCAGCGAAGCGTACGGCCAGGCCTCTCTCCATACCGAGCCTTGCTGGATTCTCTACAGCTTGGTCCTGATGCCCTCACAGTCCATCTGATCAATGAGGTTACCAAG GTGCTGCTGGTGCTGAAGCTCCAGGGGCTTCAGAAGAACATGACTCGGATTAGGATTGACGAACTGGAGCCCCGGCGGCCCCGGTACCGTGTGCCGGACGTGTTGGTGGCCGACCCCCCCACAGCTCG GCTTTCTGTCTCTGGCCGGGATGACAACAGTGTGGAGCTCTCCGTGGCTGGGGGGCCCTATAAAATCATCCTGACAGCACAGCCATTCCGCCTTGACCTGCTAGAGGACCGCAGCCTTCTGCTCAGTGTCAATGCCCGAGGACTCCTGGCTTTTGAGCATCAGAGGGCCCCCAGGGTCTC TTTCTCGGATAAAGTTAGTGTCACGCTCGGTAGCATTTGGGATAAGATCAAGAACATTTTCTCTAG GCAAGGATCAAAAGAGCCAGCCGAGGGCGATGGGGCCCAGCCCGAGGAAACACCTGGGGATGGTGACAAG CCCGAAGAGACTCAGGGCAAGGCGGAGAGCAGTGAGCCAGGAGCCTGGGAGGAGACGTTCAAAACTCACACTGACAGCAAGCCGTATG GCCCCACGTCTGTGGGCTTGGACTTCTCTCTGCCGGGCATGGAGCATGTGTATGGGATCCCTGAGCATGCAGACAGCCTGAGGCTGAAGGTCACTGA GGGTGGGGAGCCGTACCGCCTCTACAACCTGGATGTGTTCCAGTATGAGCTGCACAACCCCATGGCCCTGTACGGGGCCGTCCCTGTGCTCCTGGCGCACAGCCCTCGTCGGGACCTGGGCGTCTTCTGGCTCAATGCCGCAGAGACTTGGGTGGACATATCCTCCAACACTGCCGGGAag ACCCTGTTTGGGAAGATGCTGGACTACCTGCAGGGCTCCGGGGAGACCCCACAGACAGATGTCCGCTGGATGTCGGAGAGCGGCATCATCGACGTCTTCCTGCTGCTCGGGCCCTCCGTCTCCGACGTCTTCCGGCAGTATGCCAGTCTCACAG GGACCCAGGCATTGCCCCCGCTCTTCTCCCTCGGCTACCACCAGAGCCGCTGGAACTACCGGGATGAGGCCGATGTGCTGGAAGTCAATCAGGGCTTCGACGAGCACAGCCTGCCCTGCGATGTCATCTGGCTAGACATTGAACATGCTGACGGCAAGCGGTACTTCACCTGGGACCCCAGCCGCTTCCCCCAGCCCCTCACCATGCTCGAGCAGTTGGCTTCCAAGAGGCGGAAA CTGGTCGCCATTGTGGATCCCCACATCAAGGTGGACCCCGGCTATCGCGTCCATGAAGAGTTGCAGAACCAGGGTCTGTATGTTAAAACCCGGGATGGCTCAGACTACGAGGGCTGGTGCTGGCCAG GCGCAGCTAGTTACCCCGACTTCACTAACCCCGCAATGAGGGCCTGGTGGGCTAGCATGTTCGGCTTTGACAAGTACAAG GGCTCAGCTCCCAACCTCTATGTGTGGAATGACATGAATGAACCATCTGTGTTCAACGGTCCTGAGGTCACCATGCTCAAGGATGCCCAGCATTATGGGGGCTGGGAGCACCGTGACCTGCATAACATCTATGGCTTTTATGTG CACATGGCGACTGCTGATGGACTGGTGCAGCGCTCTGGGGGGGTAGAGCGCCCCTTTGTTCTGAGCAGGGCTTTCTTTGCTGGCTCCCAGCGCTATG gAGCTGTGTGGACAGGGGACAACACTGCTGAATGGGACCATTTGAAGATCTCTATCCCTATGTGTCTCAGCATGGGGCTGGTGGGACTTTCCTTCTGTGGGG ctgATGTGGGCGGCTTTTTCAAGAACCCAGAGCCGGAGCTGCTTGTGCGCTGGTACCAGATGGGTGCCTACCAGCCGTTCTTCCGGGCACACGCCCACTTGGACACTGGGCGGCGAGAGCCATGGCTGCTACCATCTCAGTACCGCGACATAATTCGAGATGCCTTGGGCCAGCGATATTCCTTGTTGCCTTTCTGGTACACTCTCTTCTATCAGGCCCATCGTGAAGGAATTCCTGTCATGAG GCCCCTGTGGGTGCATTATCCTCAGGATGTGACCACCTTCAGTATAGATGATCAGTTCCTGCTTG GGGACGCGTTGCTGGTACACCCTGTATCGGACTCGGGGGCTCATGGCGTGCAGGTCTATCTGCCTGGCCAAGGGGAG GTGTGGTATGACACTCAGAGCTATCAGAAACATCACGGTCCCCAGACCCTGTACCTTCCTGTAACTCTGAGCAGT ATCCCTGTGTTCCAGCGCGGAGGGACAATTGTACCTCGGTGGCTGCGAGTGCGGCGCTCTTCAGACTGTATGAAGGATGACCCCATCACTCTTTTCGTTGCACTCAGCCCCCAG ggcACAGCTCAAGGAGAGCTCTTTCTAGATGACGGGCACACGTTCAACTATCAGACTCGCCATGAGTTCCTGCTGCGTCGATTCTCATTCTCGGGCAACACCCTCGTCTCCAG CTCAGCAGACCCCAAGGGCCACTTTGAGACACCTGTCTGGATCGAGCGGGTGGTGATAATAGGGACTGGAAAGCCAGCAGCTGTGGTACTCCAGACAAAAG GATCTCCCGAAAGCCGCCTGTCCTTCCAGCATGACCCTGAGACCTCTGTGTTGATTCTGCGCAAGCCTGGTGTCAATGTGGCCTCCGACTGGAGTATTCACCTGCGATAA
- the GANAB gene encoding neutral alpha-glucosidase AB isoform X2 has product MAAVAALAARRRRSWTVLVLACVGACLGITLAVDRSNFKTCEESSFCKRQRSVRPGLSPYRALLDSLQLGPDALTVHLINEVTKVLLVLKLQGLQKNMTRIRIDELEPRRPRYRVPDVLVADPPTARLSVSGRDDNSVELSVAGGPYKIILTAQPFRLDLLEDRSLLLSVNARGLLAFEHQRAPRVSFSDKVSVTLGSIWDKIKNIFSRQGSKEPAEGDGAQPEETPGDGDKPEETQGKAESSEPGAWEETFKTHTDSKPYGPTSVGLDFSLPGMEHVYGIPEHADSLRLKVTEGGEPYRLYNLDVFQYELHNPMALYGAVPVLLAHSPRRDLGVFWLNAAETWVDISSNTAGKTLFGKMLDYLQGSGETPQTDVRWMSESGIIDVFLLLGPSVSDVFRQYASLTGTQALPPLFSLGYHQSRWNYRDEADVLEVNQGFDEHSLPCDVIWLDIEHADGKRYFTWDPSRFPQPLTMLEQLASKRRKLVAIVDPHIKVDPGYRVHEELQNQGLYVKTRDGSDYEGWCWPGAASYPDFTNPAMRAWWASMFGFDKYKGSAPNLYVWNDMNEPSVFNGPEVTMLKDAQHYGGWEHRDLHNIYGFYVHMATADGLVQRSGGVERPFVLSRAFFAGSQRYGAVWTGDNTAEWDHLKISIPMCLSMGLVGLSFCGADVGGFFKNPEPELLVRWYQMGAYQPFFRAHAHLDTGRREPWLLPSQYRDIIRDALGQRYSLLPFWYTLFYQAHREGIPVMRPLWVHYPQDVTTFSIDDQFLLGDALLVHPVSDSGAHGVQVYLPGQGEVWYDTQSYQKHHGPQTLYLPVTLSSIPVFQRGGTIVPRWLRVRRSSDCMKDDPITLFVALSPQGTAQGELFLDDGHTFNYQTRHEFLLRRFSFSGNTLVSSSADPKGHFETPVWIERVVIIGTGKPAAVVLQTKGSPESRLSFQHDPETSVLILRKPGVNVASDWSIHLR; this is encoded by the exons GTCTTGGACAGTTTTGGTACTGGCTTGTGTAGGGGCCTGCCTGGGAATTACCCTTGCCGTGGATAGAAGCAACTTTAAGACCTGTGAAGAAAGTTCTTTCTGCAA GAGGCAGCGAAGCGTACGGCCAGGCCTCTCTCCATACCGAGCCTTGCTGGATTCTCTACAGCTTGGTCCTGATGCCCTCACAGTCCATCTGATCAATGAGGTTACCAAG GTGCTGCTGGTGCTGAAGCTCCAGGGGCTTCAGAAGAACATGACTCGGATTAGGATTGACGAACTGGAGCCCCGGCGGCCCCGGTACCGTGTGCCGGACGTGTTGGTGGCCGACCCCCCCACAGCTCG GCTTTCTGTCTCTGGCCGGGATGACAACAGTGTGGAGCTCTCCGTGGCTGGGGGGCCCTATAAAATCATCCTGACAGCACAGCCATTCCGCCTTGACCTGCTAGAGGACCGCAGCCTTCTGCTCAGTGTCAATGCCCGAGGACTCCTGGCTTTTGAGCATCAGAGGGCCCCCAGGGTCTC TTTCTCGGATAAAGTTAGTGTCACGCTCGGTAGCATTTGGGATAAGATCAAGAACATTTTCTCTAG GCAAGGATCAAAAGAGCCAGCCGAGGGCGATGGGGCCCAGCCCGAGGAAACACCTGGGGATGGTGACAAG CCCGAAGAGACTCAGGGCAAGGCGGAGAGCAGTGAGCCAGGAGCCTGGGAGGAGACGTTCAAAACTCACACTGACAGCAAGCCGTATG GCCCCACGTCTGTGGGCTTGGACTTCTCTCTGCCGGGCATGGAGCATGTGTATGGGATCCCTGAGCATGCAGACAGCCTGAGGCTGAAGGTCACTGA GGGTGGGGAGCCGTACCGCCTCTACAACCTGGATGTGTTCCAGTATGAGCTGCACAACCCCATGGCCCTGTACGGGGCCGTCCCTGTGCTCCTGGCGCACAGCCCTCGTCGGGACCTGGGCGTCTTCTGGCTCAATGCCGCAGAGACTTGGGTGGACATATCCTCCAACACTGCCGGGAag ACCCTGTTTGGGAAGATGCTGGACTACCTGCAGGGCTCCGGGGAGACCCCACAGACAGATGTCCGCTGGATGTCGGAGAGCGGCATCATCGACGTCTTCCTGCTGCTCGGGCCCTCCGTCTCCGACGTCTTCCGGCAGTATGCCAGTCTCACAG GGACCCAGGCATTGCCCCCGCTCTTCTCCCTCGGCTACCACCAGAGCCGCTGGAACTACCGGGATGAGGCCGATGTGCTGGAAGTCAATCAGGGCTTCGACGAGCACAGCCTGCCCTGCGATGTCATCTGGCTAGACATTGAACATGCTGACGGCAAGCGGTACTTCACCTGGGACCCCAGCCGCTTCCCCCAGCCCCTCACCATGCTCGAGCAGTTGGCTTCCAAGAGGCGGAAA CTGGTCGCCATTGTGGATCCCCACATCAAGGTGGACCCCGGCTATCGCGTCCATGAAGAGTTGCAGAACCAGGGTCTGTATGTTAAAACCCGGGATGGCTCAGACTACGAGGGCTGGTGCTGGCCAG GCGCAGCTAGTTACCCCGACTTCACTAACCCCGCAATGAGGGCCTGGTGGGCTAGCATGTTCGGCTTTGACAAGTACAAG GGCTCAGCTCCCAACCTCTATGTGTGGAATGACATGAATGAACCATCTGTGTTCAACGGTCCTGAGGTCACCATGCTCAAGGATGCCCAGCATTATGGGGGCTGGGAGCACCGTGACCTGCATAACATCTATGGCTTTTATGTG CACATGGCGACTGCTGATGGACTGGTGCAGCGCTCTGGGGGGGTAGAGCGCCCCTTTGTTCTGAGCAGGGCTTTCTTTGCTGGCTCCCAGCGCTATG gAGCTGTGTGGACAGGGGACAACACTGCTGAATGGGACCATTTGAAGATCTCTATCCCTATGTGTCTCAGCATGGGGCTGGTGGGACTTTCCTTCTGTGGGG ctgATGTGGGCGGCTTTTTCAAGAACCCAGAGCCGGAGCTGCTTGTGCGCTGGTACCAGATGGGTGCCTACCAGCCGTTCTTCCGGGCACACGCCCACTTGGACACTGGGCGGCGAGAGCCATGGCTGCTACCATCTCAGTACCGCGACATAATTCGAGATGCCTTGGGCCAGCGATATTCCTTGTTGCCTTTCTGGTACACTCTCTTCTATCAGGCCCATCGTGAAGGAATTCCTGTCATGAG GCCCCTGTGGGTGCATTATCCTCAGGATGTGACCACCTTCAGTATAGATGATCAGTTCCTGCTTG GGGACGCGTTGCTGGTACACCCTGTATCGGACTCGGGGGCTCATGGCGTGCAGGTCTATCTGCCTGGCCAAGGGGAG GTGTGGTATGACACTCAGAGCTATCAGAAACATCACGGTCCCCAGACCCTGTACCTTCCTGTAACTCTGAGCAGT ATCCCTGTGTTCCAGCGCGGAGGGACAATTGTACCTCGGTGGCTGCGAGTGCGGCGCTCTTCAGACTGTATGAAGGATGACCCCATCACTCTTTTCGTTGCACTCAGCCCCCAG ggcACAGCTCAAGGAGAGCTCTTTCTAGATGACGGGCACACGTTCAACTATCAGACTCGCCATGAGTTCCTGCTGCGTCGATTCTCATTCTCGGGCAACACCCTCGTCTCCAG CTCAGCAGACCCCAAGGGCCACTTTGAGACACCTGTCTGGATCGAGCGGGTGGTGATAATAGGGACTGGAAAGCCAGCAGCTGTGGTACTCCAGACAAAAG GATCTCCCGAAAGCCGCCTGTCCTTCCAGCATGACCCTGAGACCTCTGTGTTGATTCTGCGCAAGCCTGGTGTCAATGTGGCCTCCGACTGGAGTATTCACCTGCGATAA
- the GANAB gene encoding neutral alpha-glucosidase AB isoform X4 — protein sequence MAAVAALAARRRRSWTVLVLACVGACLGITLAVDRSNFKTCEESSFCKRQRSVRPGLSPYRALLDSLQLGPDALTVHLINEVTKVLLVLKLQGLQKNMTRIRIDELEPRRPRYRVPDVLVADPPTARLSVSGRDDNSVELSVAGGPYKIILTAQPFRLDLLEDRSLLLSVNARGLLAFEHQRAPRVSQGSKEPAEGDGAQPEETPGDGDKPEETQGKAESSEPGAWEETFKTHTDSKPYGPTSVGLDFSLPGMEHVYGIPEHADSLRLKVTEGGEPYRLYNLDVFQYELHNPMALYGAVPVLLAHSPRRDLGVFWLNAAETWVDISSNTAGKTLFGKMLDYLQGSGETPQTDVRWMSESGIIDVFLLLGPSVSDVFRQYASLTGTQALPPLFSLGYHQSRWNYRDEADVLEVNQGFDEHSLPCDVIWLDIEHADGKRYFTWDPSRFPQPLTMLEQLASKRRKLVAIVDPHIKVDPGYRVHEELQNQGLYVKTRDGSDYEGWCWPGAASYPDFTNPAMRAWWASMFGFDKYKGSAPNLYVWNDMNEPSVFNGPEVTMLKDAQHYGGWEHRDLHNIYGFYVHMATADGLVQRSGGVERPFVLSRAFFAGSQRYGAVWTGDNTAEWDHLKISIPMCLSMGLVGLSFCGADVGGFFKNPEPELLVRWYQMGAYQPFFRAHAHLDTGRREPWLLPSQYRDIIRDALGQRYSLLPFWYTLFYQAHREGIPVMRPLWVHYPQDVTTFSIDDQFLLGDALLVHPVSDSGAHGVQVYLPGQGEVWYDTQSYQKHHGPQTLYLPVTLSSIPVFQRGGTIVPRWLRVRRSSDCMKDDPITLFVALSPQGTAQGELFLDDGHTFNYQTRHEFLLRRFSFSGNTLVSSSADPKGHFETPVWIERVVIIGTGKPAAVVLQTKGSPESRLSFQHDPETSVLILRKPGVNVASDWSIHLR from the exons GTCTTGGACAGTTTTGGTACTGGCTTGTGTAGGGGCCTGCCTGGGAATTACCCTTGCCGTGGATAGAAGCAACTTTAAGACCTGTGAAGAAAGTTCTTTCTGCAA GAGGCAGCGAAGCGTACGGCCAGGCCTCTCTCCATACCGAGCCTTGCTGGATTCTCTACAGCTTGGTCCTGATGCCCTCACAGTCCATCTGATCAATGAGGTTACCAAG GTGCTGCTGGTGCTGAAGCTCCAGGGGCTTCAGAAGAACATGACTCGGATTAGGATTGACGAACTGGAGCCCCGGCGGCCCCGGTACCGTGTGCCGGACGTGTTGGTGGCCGACCCCCCCACAGCTCG GCTTTCTGTCTCTGGCCGGGATGACAACAGTGTGGAGCTCTCCGTGGCTGGGGGGCCCTATAAAATCATCCTGACAGCACAGCCATTCCGCCTTGACCTGCTAGAGGACCGCAGCCTTCTGCTCAGTGTCAATGCCCGAGGACTCCTGGCTTTTGAGCATCAGAGGGCCCCCAGGGTCTC GCAAGGATCAAAAGAGCCAGCCGAGGGCGATGGGGCCCAGCCCGAGGAAACACCTGGGGATGGTGACAAG CCCGAAGAGACTCAGGGCAAGGCGGAGAGCAGTGAGCCAGGAGCCTGGGAGGAGACGTTCAAAACTCACACTGACAGCAAGCCGTATG GCCCCACGTCTGTGGGCTTGGACTTCTCTCTGCCGGGCATGGAGCATGTGTATGGGATCCCTGAGCATGCAGACAGCCTGAGGCTGAAGGTCACTGA GGGTGGGGAGCCGTACCGCCTCTACAACCTGGATGTGTTCCAGTATGAGCTGCACAACCCCATGGCCCTGTACGGGGCCGTCCCTGTGCTCCTGGCGCACAGCCCTCGTCGGGACCTGGGCGTCTTCTGGCTCAATGCCGCAGAGACTTGGGTGGACATATCCTCCAACACTGCCGGGAag ACCCTGTTTGGGAAGATGCTGGACTACCTGCAGGGCTCCGGGGAGACCCCACAGACAGATGTCCGCTGGATGTCGGAGAGCGGCATCATCGACGTCTTCCTGCTGCTCGGGCCCTCCGTCTCCGACGTCTTCCGGCAGTATGCCAGTCTCACAG GGACCCAGGCATTGCCCCCGCTCTTCTCCCTCGGCTACCACCAGAGCCGCTGGAACTACCGGGATGAGGCCGATGTGCTGGAAGTCAATCAGGGCTTCGACGAGCACAGCCTGCCCTGCGATGTCATCTGGCTAGACATTGAACATGCTGACGGCAAGCGGTACTTCACCTGGGACCCCAGCCGCTTCCCCCAGCCCCTCACCATGCTCGAGCAGTTGGCTTCCAAGAGGCGGAAA CTGGTCGCCATTGTGGATCCCCACATCAAGGTGGACCCCGGCTATCGCGTCCATGAAGAGTTGCAGAACCAGGGTCTGTATGTTAAAACCCGGGATGGCTCAGACTACGAGGGCTGGTGCTGGCCAG GCGCAGCTAGTTACCCCGACTTCACTAACCCCGCAATGAGGGCCTGGTGGGCTAGCATGTTCGGCTTTGACAAGTACAAG GGCTCAGCTCCCAACCTCTATGTGTGGAATGACATGAATGAACCATCTGTGTTCAACGGTCCTGAGGTCACCATGCTCAAGGATGCCCAGCATTATGGGGGCTGGGAGCACCGTGACCTGCATAACATCTATGGCTTTTATGTG CACATGGCGACTGCTGATGGACTGGTGCAGCGCTCTGGGGGGGTAGAGCGCCCCTTTGTTCTGAGCAGGGCTTTCTTTGCTGGCTCCCAGCGCTATG gAGCTGTGTGGACAGGGGACAACACTGCTGAATGGGACCATTTGAAGATCTCTATCCCTATGTGTCTCAGCATGGGGCTGGTGGGACTTTCCTTCTGTGGGG ctgATGTGGGCGGCTTTTTCAAGAACCCAGAGCCGGAGCTGCTTGTGCGCTGGTACCAGATGGGTGCCTACCAGCCGTTCTTCCGGGCACACGCCCACTTGGACACTGGGCGGCGAGAGCCATGGCTGCTACCATCTCAGTACCGCGACATAATTCGAGATGCCTTGGGCCAGCGATATTCCTTGTTGCCTTTCTGGTACACTCTCTTCTATCAGGCCCATCGTGAAGGAATTCCTGTCATGAG GCCCCTGTGGGTGCATTATCCTCAGGATGTGACCACCTTCAGTATAGATGATCAGTTCCTGCTTG GGGACGCGTTGCTGGTACACCCTGTATCGGACTCGGGGGCTCATGGCGTGCAGGTCTATCTGCCTGGCCAAGGGGAG GTGTGGTATGACACTCAGAGCTATCAGAAACATCACGGTCCCCAGACCCTGTACCTTCCTGTAACTCTGAGCAGT ATCCCTGTGTTCCAGCGCGGAGGGACAATTGTACCTCGGTGGCTGCGAGTGCGGCGCTCTTCAGACTGTATGAAGGATGACCCCATCACTCTTTTCGTTGCACTCAGCCCCCAG ggcACAGCTCAAGGAGAGCTCTTTCTAGATGACGGGCACACGTTCAACTATCAGACTCGCCATGAGTTCCTGCTGCGTCGATTCTCATTCTCGGGCAACACCCTCGTCTCCAG CTCAGCAGACCCCAAGGGCCACTTTGAGACACCTGTCTGGATCGAGCGGGTGGTGATAATAGGGACTGGAAAGCCAGCAGCTGTGGTACTCCAGACAAAAG GATCTCCCGAAAGCCGCCTGTCCTTCCAGCATGACCCTGAGACCTCTGTGTTGATTCTGCGCAAGCCTGGTGTCAATGTGGCCTCCGACTGGAGTATTCACCTGCGATAA